A section of the Asticcacaulis sp. EMRT-3 genome encodes:
- a CDS encoding glycoside hydrolase family 3 protein — protein MSALRIAPLGAVSALALVMAMACSGAVAATPAAGPVAPVVHPQKWPDSHSPIGLDAKTEAKITALLKRMSLEEKVGQVIQPEIRNITPEEVTKYHIGTIENGGGSWPGQNKHATVADWVKASDTYYQAALKGNAEGIPLIWASDAVHGHNNVFGATLFPHNIALGAAHDPELIKRIGAATAEEVRSTGLDWAFAPTIAVARDDRWGRTYESYSEDPKIVAEYAAAMVEGLQGTGNAFLDKDHVIATAKHFLGDGSTDGGRDQGDSLASEDELIRLHAQGYASAIDAGVQSVMASYNSWHGIKMHANKALLTDVLKGRMGFDGMIMGDWNAHGQIPGCTNGDCPISFNAGLDIFNAPTDWKALDANMIREVKDGTIPMSRLDDAVRRILRVKFRAHVFDEPSPANRPDAGKPIGTPAHRAIARQAVAESLVLLKNDGVLPLKPSATILIAGDGADNIAMQSGGWTSSWQGTDNTNADFPGATSIYQGLKAQIEAAGGQALYSPDGTTPTKPDAAIIVFGETPYAEFMGDQPDVALHHDNADSLALIKKLKAEGVPVVAVMLSGRPLYVNPQINAADAFVAAWLPGSEGEGVADVLLGHKDFTGRLAFSWPKRPDQTPLNVGDANYDPQFAYGYGLSYAAPAQTPQLPEVADTTKYGEKNVYFTKGDVWNGYKISIGDANAPHMDYVGTRTTLYGHASLTVEPQADGALHAVWNGKSQAWLDVGADKPSDIAREANGAMMLAVTLRINAAPSDAVQLGVGSASVPISAELKALPGGSYQQVVVPLSCFSAQDLSKTPTVARLETAGTLDVSISDVRLVEVRGNGACPAN, from the coding sequence ATGTCCGCCCTCCGCATCGCCCCTTTGGGCGCGGTATCCGCCCTTGCCCTCGTCATGGCTATGGCCTGCTCTGGCGCTGTGGCGGCAACACCTGCCGCAGGCCCTGTAGCCCCCGTCGTCCACCCGCAGAAATGGCCGGACAGCCATTCGCCCATCGGTCTTGACGCCAAAACCGAGGCGAAGATCACAGCGCTTCTCAAGCGTATGAGCCTTGAGGAAAAGGTTGGACAGGTCATCCAGCCGGAAATCCGCAACATTACGCCCGAAGAGGTGACAAAATACCATATCGGCACCATCGAGAATGGCGGCGGCTCATGGCCGGGGCAAAACAAGCACGCCACCGTGGCCGATTGGGTCAAGGCGTCCGATACCTATTATCAGGCCGCTTTGAAGGGCAATGCCGAGGGCATTCCGCTGATCTGGGCCTCGGATGCCGTGCATGGCCATAATAATGTGTTCGGCGCTACGCTGTTTCCGCACAATATCGCACTGGGCGCGGCCCATGATCCCGAGCTGATCAAGCGCATTGGTGCTGCCACCGCCGAAGAGGTGCGTTCCACCGGCCTCGACTGGGCCTTTGCCCCCACCATTGCCGTGGCGCGCGATGATCGCTGGGGCCGCACCTATGAGAGCTATTCCGAAGACCCGAAGATCGTGGCCGAATACGCCGCCGCTATGGTGGAGGGCTTGCAAGGCACGGGTAATGCCTTCCTCGATAAGGATCACGTCATCGCCACCGCCAAGCATTTCTTAGGCGATGGTTCCACCGATGGCGGCCGCGATCAGGGCGACTCCCTGGCTTCGGAAGACGAACTGATCCGTTTGCACGCGCAAGGCTATGCCAGCGCCATCGATGCCGGTGTGCAGTCGGTCATGGCGTCATACAATTCCTGGCATGGCATAAAAATGCACGCCAATAAGGCCCTGCTGACCGACGTGTTGAAAGGCCGCATGGGTTTTGACGGCATGATCATGGGCGACTGGAACGCCCACGGCCAGATTCCCGGCTGCACCAATGGCGATTGCCCGATCAGCTTCAATGCCGGGCTCGACATCTTCAACGCCCCCACCGACTGGAAGGCGCTCGACGCCAATATGATCAGGGAGGTCAAGGACGGCACCATCCCCATGAGCCGGCTTGATGATGCCGTGCGCCGCATTTTGCGCGTTAAATTCCGCGCCCACGTCTTTGATGAGCCCTCGCCCGCCAACCGCCCCGATGCCGGCAAGCCGATCGGCACGCCCGCCCACCGCGCCATTGCCCGTCAGGCCGTGGCGGAATCGCTGGTGCTGCTGAAAAATGACGGCGTCCTGCCGCTCAAACCTTCCGCCACCATCCTGATCGCCGGTGACGGGGCCGATAATATCGCCATGCAGTCGGGCGGCTGGACCTCAAGCTGGCAGGGCACCGACAACACCAATGCCGACTTCCCCGGCGCCACCTCCATCTACCAGGGGTTGAAGGCCCAGATCGAGGCGGCGGGCGGACAGGCGCTCTACAGTCCCGATGGCACAACCCCGACCAAACCCGACGCCGCCATTATCGTGTTTGGCGAAACGCCTTACGCCGAATTCATGGGCGACCAGCCCGATGTGGCTCTGCACCACGATAATGCCGACAGTCTGGCCCTGATCAAAAAGCTGAAGGCCGAAGGCGTGCCTGTGGTGGCCGTCATGCTGTCGGGCCGCCCGCTCTACGTCAATCCGCAGATCAATGCCGCCGACGCCTTTGTGGCGGCCTGGCTGCCGGGATCGGAAGGCGAAGGCGTGGCCGATGTCCTGCTCGGCCACAAGGATTTCACCGGCAGACTGGCCTTTTCGTGGCCGAAGCGCCCCGACCAGACGCCGCTGAATGTCGGCGATGCGAATTATGATCCGCAGTTCGCCTATGGCTACGGCCTGTCCTATGCCGCGCCTGCGCAAACACCGCAATTGCCCGAAGTGGCCGACACCACCAAATATGGCGAGAAGAACGTCTATTTTACCAAAGGTGATGTGTGGAACGGCTACAAGATTTCCATCGGTGACGCCAATGCGCCGCATATGGACTATGTCGGCACGCGCACCACGCTGTATGGCCATGCCAGCCTGACGGTGGAGCCGCAAGCTGACGGCGCGCTGCACGCCGTCTGGAATGGCAAGTCGCAGGCCTGGCTGGATGTGGGGGCCGACAAGCCGTCTGACATCGCCAGAGAGGCCAATGGTGCCATGATGCTGGCCGTCACCCTGCGCATCAATGCTGCGCCATCCGATGCGGTTCAACTTGGCGTCGGTTCGGCCTCGGTGCCGATCAGCGCCGAACTGAAGGCCCTGCCCGGTGGCAGCTATCAGCAGGTGGTGGTGCCGCTGTCGTGCTTCAGCGCCCAGGATCTGAGCAAAACACCGACCGTGGCCCGGCTGGAGACGGCGGGTACGCTCGATGTGTCGATTTCGGATGTGCGTCTGGTCGAGGTCAGGGGCAATGGAGCCTGCCCTGCGAACTAG
- a CDS encoding heme-binding protein, whose amino-acid sequence MQIRNELGEAEARLAMDACVTELKRRGKVGVVAVGDSHGELLALWRMDGAALPPIVIAQNKVYTAARVRGLSGDLGRAAQKDGSDVHYHGDARYVGWDGGAPVMHKGQCLGAVAVSGLSGEEDLEIAQLGVKAILETLD is encoded by the coding sequence ATGCAGATTCGCAACGAACTTGGCGAGGCCGAGGCCCGATTGGCGATGGACGCCTGCGTGACCGAACTGAAACGGCGCGGCAAGGTGGGCGTGGTGGCGGTCGGTGACAGTCATGGTGAACTGCTGGCCCTGTGGCGCATGGATGGCGCGGCCCTGCCGCCCATCGTGATTGCCCAGAACAAGGTCTATACCGCTGCCCGTGTGCGCGGCCTGTCCGGCGATCTCGGTCGTGCGGCGCAAAAAGACGGCTCCGATGTCCATTATCACGGCGATGCCCGCTATGTCGGCTGGGATGGCGGTGCGCCGGTCATGCACAAGGGCCAGTGCCTCGGTGCCGTGGCCGTCAGCGGCCTGTCGGGCGAAGAAGACTTAGAAATTGCGCAACTTGGCGTCAAAGCCATTCTCGAAACCCTGGATTAA
- the mgrA gene encoding L-glyceraldehyde 3-phosphate reductase translates to MAFPVPYTAAPTRYDTMPYRRCGRSGLKLPAISLGLWQNFGGEDVFETGRAILRYAFDSGITHFDLANNYGPPYGSAEENFGRVMASDFKAHRDELVISSKAGWDMWPGPYGDIGGSRKYLIASCDQSLKRMGLDYVDIFYSHRVDPETPLEETMGALATLHRQGKALYVGISSYSPELTQKAAEILKSEGVPLLIHQPSYSMLNRWIEDALLDTLEGLGTGCIAFSPLAQGLLSKKYLGGVPADARAAKDGSFNQNLITDDNIRRIRELNAIAESRGQTLAQMAIAWVLRDPRVTSALVGARTVDQLADTLKSLDNLVFSDDELARIDTFATEGGIDLWKVSSTL, encoded by the coding sequence ATGGCCTTTCCCGTTCCCTATACCGCCGCACCCACGCGTTATGACACCATGCCCTATCGCCGCTGCGGGCGTTCCGGCCTGAAACTGCCTGCCATATCTTTGGGGCTCTGGCAGAATTTTGGTGGCGAGGATGTGTTCGAAACCGGCCGCGCCATCCTGCGCTATGCCTTTGATTCCGGCATTACCCATTTCGATCTGGCCAATAATTACGGCCCGCCCTATGGCTCGGCCGAGGAAAATTTTGGCCGCGTGATGGCCAGCGATTTCAAGGCGCACCGCGATGAGCTGGTCATCTCCTCCAAGGCTGGCTGGGACATGTGGCCGGGGCCTTACGGCGATATTGGCGGCTCGCGCAAATATCTGATCGCGTCATGCGACCAGAGCCTGAAGCGCATGGGGCTCGACTATGTCGATATCTTCTATTCGCACCGCGTAGATCCCGAAACCCCGCTCGAAGAAACGATGGGGGCTCTGGCCACCCTGCACCGTCAGGGCAAGGCGCTCTATGTCGGCATCTCGTCCTATTCGCCGGAGCTGACGCAAAAAGCGGCGGAGATTCTGAAATCCGAGGGCGTGCCGCTGCTCATCCACCAGCCTTCCTATTCGATGCTCAATCGCTGGATCGAGGACGCGCTTCTCGATACGCTCGAAGGGCTGGGCACGGGCTGCATCGCCTTTTCACCGCTGGCGCAAGGGCTTTTGAGCAAGAAATATCTGGGGGGCGTGCCCGCCGATGCGCGCGCCGCCAAGGACGGTTCGTTCAATCAAAACCTGATCACCGACGACAATATCCGCCGCATCCGCGAACTGAACGCCATCGCCGAAAGCCGTGGCCAGACCCTGGCCCAGATGGCCATTGCCTGGGTGCTGCGCGATCCTCGCGTCACCTCAGCCCTGGTGGGCGCGCGCACGGTGGATCAACTGGCCGACACGCTGAAAAGCCTCGATAATCTGGTCTTCAGCGACGACGAACTGGCGCGCATCGACACCTTCGCCACCGAAGGCGGGATTGATCTGTGGAAAGTCTCCTCCACCCTGTAG
- a CDS encoding aminotransferase — protein sequence MNPVFADLPVSIFESMSLAAKARGAVNLGQGFPETDGFADVRQAAARALMEHSNQYAPMRGIASLRQAVSDFYGRTQGITLDPEQEVLITSGATEAICAALLALITPGDEVVVFEPMYDAYVPLIERAGGIVRIIPLSPPHWSFSGDDLKAVFNDRTKLVLLTTPNNPTTHCLSRAQLELLAVYCQRYDTYVVADEVWEQVVFGQPHLSVLHLDALRQRSIKIGSAGKIFALTGWKVGFVCADPDLIDQIARAHQFITFSTPPALQYGVAWGLALPQVRFDAALAELATQRDYLTGALEQAGFAVLPSQGTYFINIDLKASGITGSGLDVAQHLVQDCGVATIPLQVFCPTGRDLAVLRLCFAKSLTTLEKGVAGLMRYRG from the coding sequence ATGAACCCTGTCTTCGCTGATCTGCCGGTCAGTATCTTCGAGAGCATGTCGCTGGCCGCGAAGGCGCGCGGCGCGGTCAATCTCGGTCAGGGGTTCCCGGAAACCGACGGTTTTGCCGATGTGCGCCAAGCTGCCGCCCGCGCCCTGATGGAGCACTCCAACCAGTATGCGCCGATGCGCGGGATCGCGTCCTTGCGTCAGGCGGTCAGCGATTTTTATGGTCGCACGCAAGGGATCACGCTCGATCCTGAGCAGGAGGTGTTGATCACTTCAGGCGCTACCGAGGCCATCTGCGCCGCGCTTTTGGCCCTGATCACGCCGGGCGACGAGGTGGTGGTGTTCGAGCCAATGTACGACGCCTATGTGCCGCTGATCGAGAGGGCGGGCGGCATTGTGCGCATCATTCCGCTGTCGCCGCCCCACTGGTCATTCAGCGGCGACGATCTGAAAGCGGTGTTTAATGACCGCACAAAACTGGTTTTGCTGACCACGCCGAATAACCCGACCACCCATTGCTTAAGCCGCGCACAACTTGAGCTTCTGGCCGTATATTGCCAGCGCTATGACACCTATGTGGTGGCTGACGAGGTGTGGGAACAGGTGGTTTTCGGGCAGCCGCACTTAAGCGTGCTGCATCTCGATGCCTTACGCCAGCGCAGTATCAAGATCGGTTCGGCAGGCAAGATATTCGCGCTGACCGGCTGGAAGGTTGGCTTTGTCTGCGCTGACCCTGACCTGATTGATCAGATCGCCCGCGCGCACCAGTTTATCACCTTCTCGACGCCGCCCGCCCTGCAATATGGCGTGGCCTGGGGGCTGGCCCTGCCGCAGGTGCGCTTCGATGCGGCCCTGGCCGAGCTGGCGACGCAGCGCGACTATCTGACGGGCGCACTCGAACAGGCCGGTTTTGCCGTCCTGCCGTCGCAGGGCACCTATTTTATCAATATTGATCTGAAAGCGTCCGGCATTACGGGTTCGGGCCTCGATGTGGCGCAGCATCTGGTGCAGGATTGTGGCGTGGCCACCATACCTTTGCAGGTCTTCTGCCCGACGGGCCGCGACCTGGCTGTGCTGCGTCTGTGCTTCGCCAAGTCCTTGACCACGCTGGAAAAAGGCGTGGCTGGCTTGATGCGATACCGGGGTTAG
- a CDS encoding cupin-like domain-containing protein, with protein sequence MPSSSVFADIPPVRIVTDVTLRSFGEEIFPAGRPVLFKGLVKMWPAVARAETGIDAMSAYLKGMDNGQLTAVLEANNKTSGRFAYATDMNEFNFIRRNKTISDGIDAILAARHQEHAPYIYVQSALIHQFLPAFLADNPCPLLPPSIQPRIWISNATRAQIHNDTADNLACVAAGHRRFTLFPPEQLANLYIGPMEHTPSGRAISLASLEEPDYERFPRLAEALKHAQIAEMEPGDALYVPKYWWHHVQSLDPFNVLINYWWGHQVRGSENPLGAFMAALLSVKDPNPNEKTYWKAMFDHYIFQTGGDPVAHIPEGHQGGLGPLNPHLRAEILRNLQSLLSGRA encoded by the coding sequence ATGCCATCATCCTCCGTCTTTGCCGACATCCCGCCCGTGCGGATCGTCACCGATGTGACGCTCCGATCATTTGGCGAAGAGATTTTTCCGGCGGGGCGTCCAGTTCTGTTCAAGGGACTGGTCAAGATGTGGCCTGCGGTCGCCAGGGCGGAAACCGGCATCGACGCCATGTCGGCCTATCTGAAGGGCATGGATAACGGCCAGTTGACCGCCGTGCTGGAGGCCAATAACAAAACCTCTGGCCGTTTCGCCTATGCCACCGACATGAATGAATTCAACTTCATCCGGCGCAACAAGACGATTTCCGATGGCATTGACGCCATTTTGGCAGCCCGCCATCAGGAACACGCGCCCTATATCTATGTGCAGTCGGCGCTGATTCACCAGTTTCTGCCAGCTTTCCTGGCGGACAACCCCTGCCCGCTCCTGCCACCGTCGATCCAGCCGCGCATCTGGATCAGCAATGCCACCCGCGCCCAGATCCACAATGACACGGCTGATAATCTGGCCTGCGTGGCTGCCGGTCACCGCCGCTTCACCCTGTTCCCACCCGAACAACTGGCCAATCTCTATATTGGCCCGATGGAGCACACGCCGTCCGGCCGGGCCATTTCGCTGGCCAGTCTGGAAGAACCGGATTACGAGCGCTTTCCGCGTCTGGCCGAGGCCCTGAAACATGCGCAAATCGCCGAAATGGAACCGGGCGACGCCCTTTACGTGCCTAAATACTGGTGGCACCATGTCCAGTCGCTCGATCCTTTCAATGTGCTGATCAATTACTGGTGGGGCCATCAGGTGCGCGGTTCGGAAAACCCGCTGGGTGCCTTTATGGCCGCTCTTTTGTCCGTGAAAGACCCGAATCCCAACGAGAAAACCTACTGGAAGGCCATGTTCGACCACTATATCTTCCAGACCGGCGGCGATCCGGTGGCCCATATTCCTGAAGGCCATCAGGGCGGTCTGGGGCCGCTCAATCCGCACCTGCGCGCCGAAATTTTACGTAACCTGCAAAGCCTGCTCAGCGGCCGCGCCTAA
- a CDS encoding TonB-dependent receptor, with product MRSINGKVRFGPNLLKAGVSAMALTAMAAGAAVPAFAQDGAPAAAAPTGAATEVVVVGVRRSLQSAQQIKKNADTIVDSITATDIGSFPDKSVAEALQRVAGITVSRFAATTDTAHFSAEPSGVLVRGLSQVRSEFNGRDTFSANSSRGLSWGDVSPELMAGVDAYKNETADMIEGGIAGTINLRTRLPFDQKGRLLAFSADMAYNDLSKATTPDFSGIYANRWDTSIGEFGVMLNAAYSKVETRSQGSQLFRDGIFCAPGGTATIDPASGNVPANAGCNTPLFPGASGYEYIPTRDTQNDATYNRTRHGVAFAAQWQNHSHSLLATFQYNDTNYDNEMTEHRLMAQFYSSYNSPVSTVFDNTTGNAPLLLPATGTDPFVFDDQGIFQSGTPSGPYYNSSGSGLFSDNTGKTLLAGCSNWNGTGSPTQAECGRMGTVLNTITRYSDNQEKTQDASFNLKWNPNDKLRLNFDVQYVNSTVKNYDMEASLQTWANTTLNMNGPGGHPTMSFASPENIAFADGGDLTNPGDYHYDYLMDHSEDSAGHEFATRLDAEYLFGGGWLNSLRVGVRYSDREQDIRWSTYNWSSISDGIWSNAPTDPVLDGNGNVLTAGSAGNNLYHQLTSNYAVTSAIYPQNIYSVQSFGTSIMGNNLLSSNNFVWLNTNIVKNQAALAAALGAPALGWTDKDSPTGYEGWVPVCERINDLPGTCYTPSETNHVAEKTQAVYAMLKFGGNDQTIGTMTVDGNVGLRWVQTEDDSRGYLQFPTSPSIGACKDPTNPANPPASQQVGCLAGTPGATNINAAVAFSNNGYTATNTDKTHINFLPSFNLRLGLTDQWFLRFAASRAMSRPDMGYLKSYISLGSPSWDQTCNVAANCIKNGSGQTVDMIPTLTATGGNPNLKPITADQFDISLEDYFASAGSFTFDLFYKKFYDYIQLGQLNETFTNNGVSENVKLQAPLNFPGATVKGFEVAYQRFFDFLPSPWNGLGIQANYTHIHNTGVNNSTLNPTNAGSPIPQNSSSGVGNYDSINPHSLEGLSDDAYNVIGMYEKGPWALRLAYNWRSKYLVTALDCCVGLPVWQRAQGVLDGSIRYKVNDNIEINLEGSNLTSPETVILQQVSGDFTGDNPNAKRVFAPDGWFKSDRRIELGVRFKY from the coding sequence ATGAGAAGTATCAATGGCAAGGTTCGTTTCGGGCCGAACCTGCTGAAAGCCGGTGTTTCGGCTATGGCTCTGACGGCGATGGCCGCAGGTGCGGCTGTTCCGGCGTTCGCTCAGGACGGAGCGCCTGCCGCCGCCGCTCCGACCGGTGCCGCCACGGAAGTTGTGGTCGTCGGTGTCCGCCGTTCGCTGCAAAGCGCGCAGCAGATCAAGAAAAATGCCGACACCATCGTCGATTCGATCACTGCCACCGACATCGGCTCCTTCCCGGACAAGTCCGTGGCCGAAGCCTTGCAGCGCGTGGCCGGTATCACCGTGTCGCGCTTTGCCGCCACCACCGATACGGCCCACTTCTCGGCGGAACCGTCGGGCGTGCTGGTGCGTGGTCTGTCGCAGGTGCGTTCGGAATTCAATGGCCGCGACACCTTTTCGGCCAATTCGTCGCGCGGTCTTTCGTGGGGCGATGTTTCGCCTGAGCTGATGGCCGGCGTCGATGCCTACAAGAACGAAACCGCCGACATGATCGAAGGCGGCATTGCCGGCACGATCAATCTGCGCACGCGCCTGCCGTTCGACCAGAAGGGCCGCCTGCTCGCCTTCTCGGCCGACATGGCTTATAACGATCTGTCGAAAGCCACGACGCCGGACTTTTCCGGCATCTATGCCAATCGCTGGGATACCAGCATCGGCGAGTTCGGCGTGATGTTGAATGCTGCCTATTCAAAGGTCGAAACACGTTCGCAAGGTTCACAACTGTTCCGCGATGGCATCTTCTGCGCCCCCGGCGGCACAGCCACCATCGACCCCGCCAGCGGCAATGTTCCGGCCAATGCGGGCTGCAACACGCCTCTGTTCCCAGGCGCTTCGGGTTATGAATATATCCCGACCCGCGATACGCAGAACGATGCTACCTACAACCGGACGCGGCATGGTGTGGCGTTCGCAGCGCAATGGCAGAACCACTCGCACAGCCTGCTGGCCACCTTCCAGTATAATGACACGAATTACGACAATGAGATGACAGAGCATCGCCTGATGGCGCAGTTCTACAGCTCGTATAATTCGCCGGTCAGCACGGTCTTCGATAATACGACCGGCAATGCGCCGCTCCTCCTGCCTGCCACGGGGACGGATCCTTTCGTTTTCGACGACCAGGGTATCTTCCAGTCAGGCACGCCGAGCGGCCCTTACTACAACAGCTCGGGTAGCGGTCTGTTCTCTGACAATACCGGCAAGACTCTGCTGGCAGGCTGTTCCAACTGGAACGGTACCGGTTCGCCGACTCAGGCTGAATGCGGACGGATGGGCACGGTTCTGAACACCATCACGCGCTATTCTGACAATCAGGAAAAAACGCAGGACGCCTCGTTTAACCTGAAGTGGAATCCGAACGACAAGCTGCGCCTGAATTTCGATGTGCAGTACGTCAATTCGACCGTCAAAAACTACGACATGGAAGCCTCGTTGCAGACCTGGGCGAATACCACGCTTAATATGAACGGGCCTGGCGGCCATCCGACCATGTCTTTTGCATCGCCTGAAAACATCGCCTTTGCTGATGGTGGCGATCTGACGAACCCCGGTGATTACCATTATGACTATCTGATGGATCATTCGGAAGACAGCGCCGGGCATGAATTCGCCACGCGCCTGGACGCGGAATATCTCTTCGGTGGCGGATGGCTGAACAGCTTGCGCGTCGGGGTGCGTTACTCCGACCGTGAACAGGATATTCGCTGGTCAACCTATAACTGGAGCTCCATTTCCGATGGTATCTGGAGCAATGCTCCGACAGATCCGGTTCTTGACGGCAATGGTAATGTCCTGACGGCGGGTAGTGCGGGCAACAACCTGTACCATCAGTTGACGTCGAACTATGCTGTTACCAGCGCCATCTATCCGCAAAACATCTATAGTGTTCAAAGCTTCGGCACGAGCATTATGGGCAATAACCTGCTGAGTTCAAACAATTTTGTTTGGCTGAACACGAATATTGTCAAGAACCAGGCCGCTCTTGCCGCAGCCTTGGGGGCCCCAGCTCTCGGCTGGACGGATAAGGACTCACCGACCGGTTACGAAGGTTGGGTGCCGGTCTGCGAACGTATCAACGATCTTCCGGGCACCTGCTACACGCCGTCAGAAACTAACCATGTGGCTGAAAAGACGCAAGCGGTCTACGCCATGCTGAAATTCGGCGGCAATGACCAGACGATCGGCACTATGACGGTGGATGGCAATGTCGGTTTGCGCTGGGTTCAGACGGAAGACGATTCCCGGGGCTATCTGCAATTCCCCACCAGCCCCTCCATTGGCGCGTGTAAGGATCCGACAAACCCCGCCAACCCGCCAGCCTCCCAGCAGGTCGGTTGTCTGGCTGGTACGCCGGGTGCCACCAATATCAATGCGGCGGTGGCCTTCTCCAATAATGGCTATACGGCGACAAATACCGACAAGACCCACATCAACTTCCTGCCCAGCTTCAATCTGAGGCTTGGCCTGACGGATCAGTGGTTCCTGCGGTTTGCGGCGTCCAGGGCCATGTCGCGTCCCGATATGGGTTATCTGAAGAGCTATATTTCGCTCGGCAGCCCGTCCTGGGATCAGACCTGTAATGTGGCCGCCAACTGTATCAAAAACGGCAGTGGTCAGACGGTCGATATGATCCCGACCCTGACGGCAACAGGTGGCAATCCCAACCTGAAGCCGATCACGGCGGATCAGTTCGATATCTCGCTTGAAGATTACTTCGCTTCGGCGGGTTCGTTCACCTTCGACCTGTTCTACAAGAAGTTCTACGACTATATCCAGCTCGGCCAGCTCAACGAAACCTTCACCAATAATGGCGTGTCGGAAAATGTGAAGCTGCAAGCGCCGTTGAACTTCCCCGGTGCTACGGTCAAGGGCTTCGAAGTGGCTTACCAACGCTTCTTCGACTTCCTGCCGTCGCCCTGGAATGGTCTGGGCATTCAGGCGAACTACACGCACATCCATAATACGGGCGTGAACAACTCGACCCTGAACCCGACCAATGCCGGTTCTCCGATCCCGCAAAACAGCTCGAGCGGTGTGGGCAATTACGACTCGATCAATCCGCATTCGCTGGAAGGTCTGTCGGACGACGCCTACAACGTGATCGGCATGTATGAAAAGGGCCCCTGGGCTCTGCGTCTGGCCTACAACTGGCGCTCGAAGTACCTGGTCACCGCGCTTGATTGCTGCGTTGGCTTGCCGGTCTGGCAACGCGCTCAGGGCGTTCTCGACGGGTCGATCCGCTACAAGGTTAATGATAATATCGAAATCAACCTTGAAGGCAGCAACCTGACAAGCCCTGAAACGGTTATCCTGCAACAGGTGTCGGGTGACTTCACCGGTGATAATCCGAATGCGAAGCGTGTTTTCGCACCGGATGGCTGGTTCAAGTCGGACCGCCGCATCGAACTCGGCGTGCGCTTTAAGTACTAA